The sequence GTTCACAGCCAGGCGTAGCGCCTGGAAGACCCGCGTCGCCGGATCGATGCGCTCACCGCCGCTGCGCCCGCCGCGCTTGGCGCGGCGGACCACACTTGCGAGCGCAACGGTCGTGTCGATCGGGCCGACGCGACGTTCCGCGACCACCGCGCGCGCGACACGGCGCGCCTCGGGCTCTTCTCCGAACTCTCGAAAGATCTCTTCCAAGTTCTCCTCCGTAGCAAAGTTCACGAGCTCGGCGGCGGTGGGACCTTCAGTCCCCATCCGCATGTCGAGCGGTCCTTCACGTTGAAAACTGAAGCCGCGCTCCGGGTCGTCGAGCTGCAGCGACGACATCCCGAGGTCGGCGTAGATGCCTCGAAGTGGCGGCGCGGCTCCCGACATTCCGCTCCACTCGCCCCACAGCCCCTCGAGATCGCGGAAGTTGCCCTCGATGCAGTGTGCGCGTCCGCCGAACTCCGCCAGGCGTTCCCGGGCCAGGGCGAGAGCCCTCGGATCGCGATCGATGCCGAGAAGACGCGTCTCGGGGAAGCGGGAGAGCAGCGCGTGCGCGTGCCCGCCGAGCCCGAGGGTGCAGTCGACGAAGAGACCGCCGCGCTCGGGAGCGAGCCAGTGGAGAGTCTCTTCGAGGAGCACGGGCTGATGTCGCG is a genomic window of Thermoanaerobaculia bacterium containing:
- the rsmH gene encoding 16S rRNA (cytosine(1402)-N(4))-methyltransferase RsmH gives rise to the protein MSAHAPESPAARHQPVLLEETLHWLAPERGGLFVDCTLGLGGHAHALLSRFPETRLLGIDRDPRALALARERLAEFGGRAHCIEGNFRDLEGLWGEWSGMSGAAPPLRGIYADLGMSSLQLDDPERGFSFQREGPLDMRMGTEGPTAAELVNFATEENLEEIFREFGEEPEARRVARAVVAERRVGPIDTTVALASVVRRAKRGGRSGGERIDPATRVFQALRLAVNEELQAAEELLDQAVRLLDRDGRLVIISFHSLEDRIVKNRFRNMARGEVDQTTGRTHSETRVLEVLTRKPVRPTEAEVQFNPRSRSARLRAARRL